One Bacteroidota bacterium genomic window carries:
- a CDS encoding PorP/SprF family type IX secretion system membrane protein, translating to MRKILTILLIICSIPNLGYGQQAPIFSQYVLNEFIINPSLAGIDGMTSLSFNGRKQWLGYQYSPETYSVSLSTRILKSTTPLINKNKPGAKNFKKGTSGRVGLGTFLMKDRNGAANRTTFSATYAYHISMYNSQLSFGLSFLANQFRIDEELAAFASPDDPLAGYLGASTYTPDAAVGADFSTPTYHVGFSVYNLFQSPVKFGDVTANYKQLQQIRQYYFLGIYKGKIRSITEWSYEAGMIARGNEKLQGTAEVSFRVIYIGEYWFGMSYRTTKDVIALMGFKYNRFYIGYSFDYGFNELSQLSYGSHEIAVALKLGDSTRRYRFWERY from the coding sequence ATGCGAAAAATTTTAACCATATTATTGATAATTTGTAGCATTCCTAACCTGGGTTATGGACAGCAGGCACCTATTTTCAGTCAGTACGTACTCAACGAGTTTATTATTAATCCTTCGCTGGCTGGCATCGATGGCATGACGAGTCTTTCCTTTAACGGACGCAAACAATGGCTGGGCTATCAATATTCTCCTGAAACCTATTCGGTAAGCCTTTCAACCCGTATTCTGAAATCGACCACCCCATTAATTAATAAGAATAAACCAGGTGCTAAAAATTTTAAAAAAGGCACCTCCGGCAGGGTTGGTTTAGGTACATTTTTAATGAAAGACCGCAATGGGGCTGCCAATCGCACCACCTTTTCGGCTACTTATGCTTACCATATTTCCATGTATAATTCGCAATTGTCCTTTGGTTTGTCTTTTCTTGCCAACCAGTTTAGAATCGACGAAGAACTAGCTGCTTTTGCAAGCCCCGATGATCCACTGGCAGGATACCTGGGAGCATCAACCTATACTCCGGATGCTGCAGTGGGAGCAGATTTTTCTACCCCAACCTACCACGTTGGGTTTTCGGTATACAACCTCTTTCAATCGCCGGTGAAATTTGGCGATGTCACTGCCAACTACAAGCAGTTGCAACAAATCAGGCAGTATTATTTTTTAGGTATTTACAAAGGTAAAATAAGGTCCATTACAGAATGGAGCTATGAAGCAGGTATGATTGCCCGTGGAAATGAAAAGTTACAGGGAACTGCCGAAGTTTCGTTCAGGGTTATCTATATTGGCGAGTACTGGTTCGGAATGAGTTACCGCACAACAAAAGATGTGATAGCATTAATGGGCTTTAAATACAACCGATTTTATATCGGATACTCCTTTGATTATGGATTCAATGAATTGTCGCAATTGTCCTATGGCAGTCACGAAATTGCTGTGGCACTAAAATTAGGCGACAGTACCCGAAGGTACCGTTTCTGGGAGCGTTATTGA